The following proteins are encoded in a genomic region of Pan troglodytes isolate AG18354 chromosome Y, NHGRI_mPanTro3-v2.0_pri, whole genome shotgun sequence:
- the LOC112208066 gene encoding uncharacterized protein LOC112208066 codes for MPKNVQDTVSQVKCPNLETANCQGGHGGRGAGRRRGAQPLAVPGSLSSVAGAGHQEARGLAGRGCRAEELTRAYQGWAEAGPGFRTEANRCPPGPQRRLWAEAARAPEKAWKSTRLPKDGASVLRVRDEDLFPPTAPGRRSAGPRPLRAAPRTMSGSHSVTQAGVEWYNHSSLQPQTPRLKYPPTSASRVAVTTVTDQAFVTLATDDIYCQGALVLGQSLRRHRLTRKLVVLITPQVSSLLRQGLARRPGLSAVIPSRLTATSPSLAQVIFPPQPSKQLEPQGHG; via the exons ATGCCTAAGAATGTGCAAGACACCGtttcccag GTTAAATGTCCAAACCTGGAAACCGCCAACTGCCAAGGGGGCCACGGTGGGCGAGGGGCTGGGCGCCGGCGTGGAGCGCAGCCACTGGCGGTTCCTGGGTCTCTCTCCTCGGTTGCTGGGGCTGGACACCAGGAGGCGCGCGGGCTTGCGGGCAGGGGCTGCAGGGCTGAGGAGCTGACCCGCGCCTACCAGGGCTGGGCGGAGGCGGGGCCGGGCTTCAGGACAGAGGCCAATCGCTGCCCTCCGGGCCCCCAGCGCCGGCTTTGGGCAGAGGCAGCCAGGGCGCCGGAAAAG GCCTGGAAATCCACGCGGCTTCCCAAAGACGGCGCCTCTGTTCTGCGGGTTCGTGACGAGGATTTATTTCCACCCACTGCGCCTGGGCGCAGGTCTGCGGGTCCGCGCCCACTGCGTGCGGCGCCACGGACCATGTCGG ggtctcactctgtcacccaggctggagtagagtggtacaatcacagctcactgcagcctcaaactcccaggctcaagtatcctcctacctcagcctcccgagtagctgtaactacag TGACTGATCAGGCTTTTGTCACACTGGCCACCGATGACATCTACTGCCAGGGCGCCCTGGTCCTGGGGCAGTCACTGAGGAGACACAGGCTGACGAGGAAGCTGGTGGTGTTGATCACTCCTCAGGTGTCCAGCCTGCTCAG acagggtctcgctcgtcgcccaggcttgagtgcagtgataccatctcggctcactgcaacctctccctcactggcccaagtgatcttccctcctcagccttctaagCAGCTGGAACCACAA